A part of Paenibacillus sp. IHBB 10380 genomic DNA contains:
- the ftsX gene encoding permease-like cell division protein FtsX: protein MNFNTFLRHLREGCKNVFRNGWMSIASITSIVVSLFVLGVFILLVLNVNQLADEADSQVQISAYLNLNVDQKMRETIKKEIGAMSEVSKIEVILKEQGLKEFTASLGEDGKALLEGFNKDHNPLPDRLKIEVIEPTTVPHVAEKIEALNKLHSEQPILKVKYGEGTIETLFKITRVVRNVGFIFVAGLGLMSMFLISNTIRVTILARRREISIMKLVGATNYFIRWPFFIEGALIGLLGSAITIGLLFLGYSQLTGAISGDIAFTGLKLLPLAQIWPLFGGALLSLGVLIGIWGSTVSIRKFLKV from the coding sequence ATGAATTTTAACACCTTCTTGCGGCATCTGCGAGAAGGATGCAAGAACGTATTCCGTAATGGGTGGATGTCCATTGCGTCTATCACCTCTATCGTCGTATCCCTATTTGTATTGGGTGTATTTATTCTACTAGTGCTGAATGTTAATCAATTAGCGGATGAAGCAGATAGTCAGGTGCAGATCAGTGCATACCTGAACTTGAATGTAGATCAAAAAATGCGTGAAACGATCAAGAAAGAAATCGGAGCAATGTCGGAAGTTAGTAAAATCGAAGTCATTCTTAAAGAGCAAGGCCTGAAGGAATTCACGGCAAGCCTAGGCGAAGATGGTAAGGCGTTACTTGAAGGATTCAACAAAGATCACAATCCTCTGCCTGATCGACTTAAGATAGAAGTCATTGAGCCTACGACCGTGCCGCATGTGGCGGAGAAGATTGAGGCTTTAAATAAGCTCCACTCGGAACAACCGATACTGAAGGTAAAGTATGGAGAAGGTACGATAGAAACGCTGTTCAAAATAACACGAGTTGTACGGAATGTAGGCTTTATATTTGTGGCAGGACTCGGACTGATGTCGATGTTCCTCATCTCGAATACGATTCGAGTGACCATTCTAGCTCGGCGCCGTGAGATCAGCATCATGAAGTTGGTCGGAGCGACGAATTATTTCATTCGCTGGCCATTTTTTATAGAAGGAGCACTTATCGGACTTCTTGGTTCGGCGATCACCATTGGGTTGTTATTCCTTGGTTATAGTCAATTGACTGGGGCCATTAGCGGAGATATTGCGTTTACTGGCTTGAAATTACTTCCTTTAGCGCAGATTTGGCCGTTATTTGGGGGAGCTCTGTTATCACTCGGGGTGTTGATAGGGATTTGGGGAAGCACCGTCTCGATTCGTAAATTTTTGAAGGTATAA
- a CDS encoding glycosyltransferase family 2 protein, which produces MKDRFRWQVRGLAFGQTKKLILKERMELEQLQQKLDEQRQEQASGIHKLDFEIAGLNRRLQETTVRIDQIQKDDELKKTAPTSGKGRMGEMLVSRGIITAAQLEHVILSQKQYGGRLGDILVDMGFVTAEQMDRETAEARPKERLGEMLVRSEYITQEQLDRALSFQAKSGGMLGDILLSLQMLEPEELYRAIATQNQIGRIGEEIDLNVPFKLPEQWAQDNGVIVVHQYLNRYLVAVEDPLPESRYAELEALLGMPFEQVLATKEELEQLFSSIYGDEMLKHSTSKLKEQQPQNSASTTFTFAQIMMFAIMGLSIIVGLIWNVWNTILVVNLLVQLFYFIMTVFKFWIIYLGSRTDSQIRFTPEEITALDEKSLPIYTILVPMYKEAGVVPHLIRNLEQLDYPKSKLDVRLLIEEDDMETKELLSSMNLPAYYTTLVVPDSLPKTKPKACNYGLIRARGEYAVIYDAEDQPDADQLKKVMAAFNSLPEEYVCIQAKLNYFNSSQNLLTRWFTQEYSMWFELLLPGIMKLDMPVPLGGTSNHFKVSVLKDINAWDPYNVTEDADLGIRLYKSGYKTAIIDSRTWEEANSQVGNWIRQRSRWIKGYMQTWLVHMRNPFKLIKEIGWKGFFGFQVMILATPLLPLLNPLFWLMIVLWFGWQAEFIPKLFPGFLYYLAGAEFYIANFLFIFSNVAGVYWVINDLEEKGEKRFSFSLVKYGLSTPLYWVLMSIAAIKAAWQLVTKPFYWEKTVHGLADMHEEPELREKL; this is translated from the coding sequence ATGAAGGATAGATTTCGATGGCAAGTACGTGGATTAGCCTTCGGTCAAACCAAGAAGTTGATCCTTAAAGAACGTATGGAACTTGAGCAACTTCAGCAGAAGCTGGATGAACAGCGGCAGGAGCAGGCATCAGGGATTCATAAGTTAGATTTCGAAATCGCAGGCTTGAATCGCCGTCTTCAAGAAACCACTGTCCGTATTGACCAAATTCAGAAGGATGATGAATTAAAGAAAACCGCACCTACTAGTGGTAAAGGCAGGATGGGGGAAATGCTCGTTAGCCGGGGAATCATCACGGCTGCGCAACTTGAGCATGTCATCTTAAGTCAGAAGCAGTATGGCGGCCGTCTCGGTGATATTTTGGTAGACATGGGATTTGTAACTGCTGAGCAAATGGATCGAGAGACGGCAGAGGCTCGTCCAAAGGAAAGACTTGGCGAGATGCTCGTCCGCTCCGAGTATATTACACAGGAGCAACTAGACCGCGCACTTTCTTTCCAAGCGAAAAGTGGTGGGATGTTAGGCGATATTCTTTTGTCATTACAAATGCTTGAGCCTGAGGAATTATACCGTGCTATTGCAACTCAGAATCAGATTGGGCGGATCGGTGAAGAGATTGATCTTAATGTTCCATTTAAATTACCAGAGCAGTGGGCACAAGATAATGGTGTGATTGTAGTTCACCAATATCTTAATCGCTATCTTGTGGCCGTAGAAGATCCGCTTCCCGAGAGTCGTTACGCCGAACTTGAGGCATTGCTGGGCATGCCTTTTGAACAAGTCTTGGCTACTAAAGAAGAGCTGGAGCAATTATTCTCTAGTATTTATGGAGATGAGATGCTGAAGCATAGTACCTCCAAGCTGAAGGAACAACAGCCGCAGAACTCGGCTAGTACTACGTTTACATTCGCTCAGATTATGATGTTTGCAATTATGGGTCTATCTATTATAGTCGGCTTAATCTGGAATGTATGGAATACGATACTGGTCGTTAATTTATTGGTGCAATTATTTTATTTCATTATGACGGTATTTAAGTTCTGGATTATTTATTTGGGTTCACGTACGGATTCACAAATTCGGTTCACGCCAGAAGAAATTACAGCCTTGGATGAGAAGAGCCTTCCAATCTATACGATATTAGTTCCCATGTATAAAGAGGCAGGCGTTGTTCCTCATTTGATTCGGAATCTAGAGCAACTTGATTATCCTAAATCGAAGTTAGATGTAAGATTGTTGATCGAAGAGGATGATATGGAGACAAAAGAACTGCTAAGTTCAATGAATCTTCCGGCTTATTACACAACGTTAGTTGTTCCTGACAGTCTGCCAAAGACGAAACCTAAAGCATGTAATTATGGTCTTATTCGTGCTAGGGGAGAATATGCGGTCATTTATGACGCAGAGGATCAACCCGATGCAGATCAGTTGAAAAAAGTAATGGCGGCATTCAATTCCCTTCCGGAAGAATATGTGTGTATTCAAGCCAAATTGAATTACTTCAACAGTTCGCAAAATTTGTTGACGCGTTGGTTCACACAGGAATATAGCATGTGGTTCGAGTTGCTGCTACCAGGGATTATGAAGCTCGATATGCCCGTTCCGCTTGGTGGAACGTCTAACCATTTTAAAGTATCTGTACTGAAAGATATCAATGCATGGGACCCTTACAACGTTACAGAGGATGCCGACTTGGGCATTCGGTTATACAAATCAGGTTATAAAACTGCGATTATTGATTCACGGACGTGGGAAGAGGCAAATAGCCAAGTCGGTAACTGGATTCGCCAGCGCTCCCGCTGGATCAAAGGGTATATGCAGACATGGCTTGTCCATATGCGCAATCCCTTCAAGCTTATTAAGGAAATTGGATGGAAGGGATTCTTTGGATTTCAAGTAATGATTCTCGCGACACCGTTACTTCCCCTACTCAATCCGCTCTTCTGGTTAATGATTGTGCTGTGGTTCGGTTGGCAAGCTGAATTTATACCGAAGTTATTCCCAGGATTTCTATATTACCTAGCTGGTGCGGAATTCTATATTGCAAACTTCCTGTTTATATTCAGCAACGTAGCCGGCGTATACTGGGTCATCAATGATTTGGAAGAGAAAGGGGAGAAGCGATTCTCGTTCTCCTTGGTCAAATACGGCTTATCTACGCCACTTTATTGGGTACTCATGAGCATTGCAGCTATAAAAGCAGCTTGGCAACTGGTTACGAAACCTTTTTATTGGGAGAAAACAGTTCATGGTCTTGCTGATATGCATGAAGAACCAGAACTGCGAGAGAAATTGTAA
- the ftsE gene encoding cell division ATP-binding protein FtsE, which yields MIEMQDVWKTYKNGTHAIQGITVKIDRNEFVYVVGPSGAGKSTFMKLIYREEVPTKGQISVNGFNIGKLQQRKIPYVRRNIGVIFQDFRLLPRMTAYENVAFAMEVIEAPKKLVKKRVMEVLDLVGLKNKAGREPDQLSGGEQQRIAIARAIVNNPAVIIADEPTGNLDPETSWGIMQLLDEINFRGTTIVMATHNKDIVNRMRKRVIAIEQGNIVRDQLRGEYGYEF from the coding sequence GTGATTGAAATGCAAGATGTATGGAAGACATATAAGAACGGGACGCACGCTATTCAAGGCATTACAGTAAAGATCGACCGTAACGAGTTTGTATATGTTGTTGGGCCATCTGGAGCAGGTAAATCGACATTTATGAAACTTATTTATAGAGAAGAGGTTCCAACGAAGGGTCAAATATCCGTTAATGGATTTAACATTGGTAAGTTACAGCAGCGCAAAATTCCCTACGTAAGGCGGAATATCGGCGTAATTTTCCAAGATTTTCGGTTGTTACCGCGAATGACAGCCTATGAGAATGTGGCCTTTGCTATGGAAGTTATCGAGGCACCGAAGAAATTGGTGAAGAAGCGTGTAATGGAAGTGCTAGATTTAGTTGGACTTAAGAACAAGGCAGGACGTGAACCTGACCAGCTGTCAGGTGGAGAGCAGCAGAGAATTGCTATTGCTAGAGCCATCGTGAACAATCCAGCTGTGATTATAGCGGACGAGCCTACGGGCAACCTTGATCCGGAGACTTCGTGGGGGATTATGCAGCTGCTTGATGAGATTAACTTTCGGGGTACAACCATTGTTATGGCTACCCACAATAAAGATATCGTGAACCGAATGCGCAAACGTGTCATCGCTATTGAACAGGGGAACATCGTTAGAGATCAGTTGAGAGGGGAATACGGGTATGAATTTTAA
- a CDS encoding sugar phosphate nucleotidyltransferase: MRIVLLSGGAGKRLWPLSNEGRSKPFLRVMHDQTGRKLSMIQNTMDELEAIGFSDRTLIVASDKHIQQVHEHLGDGVQSLVEPRQRDTFPAVALAATYLHDELGAAREEVIVVMPVDGHADSTFYRLLPILAQGVSDSNEAKLGLIGVKPLSASVKYGYIVPEAAFEVDKLLPIHKFQEKPDEQTAQDLIEQGALWNCGVFAFTVGYLLDLLQARGYPQDYASLNEMYDELPARSFDYEVSEREGSGVCLPYEGHWTDMGTWDGVFTSMKEPLYGYGLLNGDCNGTHVINELSIPMVVSDIPNAFIIAGQEGILISSKGSSSDIKQVLYQLSEISPPVEVRTGGRCSLLDRQAIVDHGITIETSRIHIPSTGQLTTHSKAMKTVWTLLMGSGNFVPTDLRHDELQCDEGQSFVLDGAGRFTASAECVLIEIATLDNGELIEIRSPYENKRNDRQGNDLVRL, translated from the coding sequence ATGAGAATAGTCCTATTATCTGGAGGTGCCGGCAAGAGACTATGGCCTTTATCAAATGAGGGGAGATCTAAGCCATTCCTTCGGGTGATGCATGATCAAACAGGGCGTAAGTTATCCATGATTCAGAATACGATGGATGAGCTAGAGGCCATAGGCTTTAGTGATCGTACATTGATTGTAGCTTCGGACAAGCATATCCAGCAGGTTCATGAGCATCTAGGTGATGGCGTACAGAGTCTAGTGGAGCCTCGGCAACGAGATACGTTTCCTGCGGTAGCCCTTGCAGCTACTTATCTCCATGATGAGCTTGGAGCTGCAAGAGAAGAGGTCATTGTCGTGATGCCCGTGGATGGTCATGCGGATAGCACATTCTATCGTCTTCTTCCGATACTTGCTCAAGGCGTATCTGACTCGAATGAGGCTAAGCTGGGATTGATTGGTGTTAAGCCACTATCAGCCTCGGTTAAATATGGATATATCGTTCCAGAAGCTGCTTTTGAAGTAGACAAGCTGTTACCCATTCATAAATTTCAAGAAAAGCCAGATGAACAAACGGCGCAAGATCTCATTGAACAAGGGGCATTATGGAACTGTGGTGTATTTGCATTTACCGTTGGGTATTTGCTTGATCTGTTGCAGGCTCGTGGTTATCCACAAGATTATGCAAGTCTGAATGAAATGTATGATGAATTACCAGCAAGAAGTTTTGATTATGAAGTATCAGAACGTGAAGGTTCTGGGGTATGTCTCCCCTATGAGGGCCACTGGACGGATATGGGGACATGGGATGGCGTATTTACAAGTATGAAAGAGCCTTTGTATGGTTATGGTTTGTTAAATGGAGATTGTAACGGTACGCATGTCATTAATGAATTATCTATTCCTATGGTTGTCTCTGATATACCTAATGCGTTCATTATTGCAGGACAGGAAGGCATTTTGATCAGTAGTAAGGGGAGTTCTTCGGATATTAAGCAAGTTCTCTATCAGCTGTCTGAGATATCACCTCCGGTTGAAGTGCGTACGGGAGGAAGGTGTTCTTTACTGGATAGGCAGGCAATAGTGGATCATGGAATAACGATAGAGACGAGTCGCATTCATATCCCTTCTACAGGGCAATTGACTACACATTCGAAGGCAATGAAGACGGTATGGACGTTATTGATGGGCTCAGGAAACTTCGTCCCTACAGATCTGAGACATGATGAACTTCAATGTGATGAGGGACAATCATTTGTATTGGATGGAGCGGGTCGATTCACTGCATCGGCTGAATGTGTACTCATTGAAATAGCTACGTTAGACAACGGTGAATTGATTGAGATAAGGAGTCCTTATGAGAACAAGAGGAATGATAGGCAAGGGAACGACCTTGTTAGGTTATAA
- a CDS encoding VanW family protein, giving the protein MKKLHISLIAVAAIMLLGSLLFGYLHLYVNQGTIPKDVQLSGWQVGGMKSEDLLKKLNNRLRQLEQLPLSLQMEHQNIPNITLTLSEAGVRYEADSFREAIAQLQKGSMLARLSYRWNFQSNWSITTYVDPELLKSKLSPAWEKKNFGVIVNASRRIAEMDQVVYTPEKSAARLDWKTLLSKLTLIFPRDFTFVTDTATTESPLTIELPITIKHPNITVNSLKQEGIERKITEFSTTLFSSSSGRIFNVNSAAQAVNGMIIKPGEDFDYSKVIEQAESKYGFQEAPVIINGKLAPGIGGGICQVSSTVYNAAVRTGMEIVERRNHSIPVSYLPLGQDATFASGSINFRFKNNTGKYLLIHAAVEDRTLTVKFYGTFRKDTQYTMESVTVATLPAPNKYVQNATLAVGTQEVLQDGKIGYIVETFQVKKVDGAVVDKTRISRDTYRPQNRLIAVHPEPNNNGATPSPPLESIVEDGISTP; this is encoded by the coding sequence TTGAAAAAACTTCACATAAGTCTAATCGCTGTCGCTGCAATCATGCTGTTAGGCTCACTACTATTCGGGTATCTCCATCTATATGTGAACCAAGGCACTATTCCCAAAGACGTACAATTGTCAGGTTGGCAAGTAGGTGGAATGAAAAGTGAGGACCTACTTAAGAAACTCAATAACCGATTAAGACAACTAGAGCAACTCCCTTTAAGTCTCCAAATGGAACATCAGAATATCCCAAACATAACGTTGACTCTATCAGAAGCCGGAGTCCGTTATGAGGCAGATTCATTCCGAGAGGCCATTGCACAGCTACAGAAAGGAAGTATGCTTGCGCGTCTCTCGTATCGTTGGAATTTCCAGTCTAACTGGTCAATCACAACATATGTAGATCCTGAGCTATTGAAATCAAAACTTAGTCCTGCTTGGGAAAAGAAGAACTTTGGCGTTATAGTAAACGCATCACGTCGTATAGCGGAGATGGATCAGGTTGTTTATACACCTGAAAAATCAGCAGCACGTCTGGATTGGAAGACGCTATTAAGCAAGTTAACCCTTATTTTTCCTAGAGATTTCACCTTCGTTACAGACACAGCGACAACAGAGTCACCTCTCACCATCGAGCTACCGATTACGATAAAGCACCCTAACATCACGGTGAATAGCTTGAAGCAGGAAGGCATTGAGCGTAAAATCACGGAATTCTCCACAACTCTCTTCTCTAGCAGTTCCGGGAGAATTTTCAATGTGAATTCAGCCGCACAAGCCGTAAATGGCATGATCATTAAACCAGGTGAAGACTTTGATTACAGTAAAGTGATTGAACAAGCGGAATCCAAGTATGGTTTTCAGGAAGCACCTGTTATTATCAATGGCAAATTGGCCCCCGGCATTGGAGGAGGAATCTGTCAGGTGTCGAGCACAGTCTATAATGCTGCCGTCCGTACGGGTATGGAGATCGTTGAACGCCGTAACCATTCTATTCCCGTCAGTTATTTACCCTTGGGCCAAGATGCGACATTTGCTAGTGGGTCCATTAACTTCCGCTTCAAGAATAATACAGGTAAATATTTACTCATTCACGCAGCCGTTGAGGACAGAACACTCACAGTCAAATTTTATGGAACGTTCAGAAAGGACACACAGTACACAATGGAATCTGTCACGGTAGCAACCCTACCTGCCCCGAACAAATATGTGCAGAATGCTACTTTAGCTGTCGGTACTCAGGAAGTGCTCCAAGATGGCAAAATAGGATATATTGTCGAAACTTTCCAAGTCAAAAAAGTCGATGGTGCCGTTGTCGATAAAACGAGAATCTCCCGCGACACGTACCGCCCACAGAACCGACTCATCGCAGTTCATCCTGAACCTAACAATAATGGGGCTACTCCATCGCCTCCATTAGAATCCATTGTCGAAGATGGCATCAGCACCCCTTAG
- a CDS encoding ArnT family glycosyltransferase encodes MMKRKWKILLFILIFGAEFALGFYISYVIGYMHSDAISRVANAFYVLYSRDPHLGAIGFVWNPLPSLMELGLLVFYPIMPALATYGLAAVLMSSIFAALTSVLLYSSGRKLGLGAGMSLTIALLYSLNPFVFLFGANGLSDAPYIYFVMYTIIEFCFWLKSRSTGNLIFSAFALAMAFWTRYEAVPLGVALAVGVVIAVFWMHRNYHSPGPTLREKAYKVEATWILLLIPAVFSGLLWIFFNYIIMDNPFYFLNSEYSNVAQSGQLQSDQSFVELFNSPWLALKFIAGKTLWYSAPLFAVLLIRLFTKRLFQGGTLILLLIFISVPGLQFLLLMRESSFGWFRYFMYVFPITVAWLPYELSLVRDRGRKLAFAVVVLSMLITAGLLSYAMTDPNIAPDENNFINMAENEHFEEQALDRSVGAWIDNHLDDNTNILTDSYSAYNLLVSSQNLKRYVITSDYIFETALNDPPGKDIDYILIPKPLPGIPKSAINTLYPDMFEQGNDWATLYHDFDGKWRLYKIKKWIPPQS; translated from the coding sequence TTGATGAAACGAAAATGGAAGATACTCCTTTTCATTCTGATATTTGGGGCGGAATTTGCTTTAGGATTCTATATCAGTTATGTCATTGGATATATGCACTCGGACGCAATCAGCCGTGTGGCTAACGCGTTCTATGTATTGTACAGTCGTGATCCACACTTGGGAGCCATCGGTTTCGTATGGAATCCATTGCCCAGTTTGATGGAGCTAGGCTTGCTGGTATTTTATCCGATTATGCCTGCGCTAGCTACTTATGGATTAGCGGCAGTTCTCATGAGCAGCATCTTCGCTGCATTGACTTCAGTGTTATTGTATAGCTCGGGTAGGAAGTTGGGGCTTGGCGCGGGTATGAGCCTGACGATTGCTTTATTGTATAGCTTGAATCCGTTTGTGTTCTTGTTTGGAGCTAACGGACTTAGTGATGCGCCTTATATTTATTTCGTGATGTACACGATCATTGAATTTTGCTTCTGGCTGAAATCACGGAGCACGGGCAATCTGATCTTTTCAGCGTTTGCCCTCGCTATGGCCTTCTGGACTCGTTATGAAGCTGTTCCACTGGGTGTGGCTTTGGCGGTAGGCGTTGTTATAGCTGTGTTCTGGATGCATCGGAATTATCATTCACCGGGTCCTACACTTAGGGAAAAAGCGTATAAGGTAGAAGCCACTTGGATATTATTGCTAATACCTGCCGTATTCTCAGGCCTTCTATGGATCTTCTTTAATTATATTATTATGGATAACCCGTTCTACTTTCTGAACTCAGAGTATTCTAATGTGGCTCAATCAGGTCAATTGCAAAGTGATCAGAGCTTTGTCGAGTTGTTCAATAGTCCATGGCTTGCTCTGAAATTTATTGCAGGTAAGACACTATGGTACTCAGCGCCATTGTTTGCCGTATTGCTCATCCGTCTGTTCACTAAGCGATTATTTCAGGGAGGTACGCTCATACTCCTGCTTATATTCATTTCAGTACCGGGACTACAATTTCTACTATTGATGAGAGAGTCATCTTTCGGATGGTTCCGATACTTCATGTATGTGTTCCCCATTACGGTTGCATGGCTACCGTACGAGTTAAGCCTTGTGCGTGATCGGGGAAGGAAACTGGCATTTGCTGTAGTCGTATTGAGTATGCTCATTACAGCAGGACTGTTGTCGTATGCTATGACAGATCCGAATATAGCGCCAGACGAGAACAACTTTATTAATATGGCGGAGAATGAACATTTCGAGGAGCAGGCACTGGATAGATCAGTGGGAGCTTGGATCGATAACCATTTAGACGATAATACGAATATTCTGACAGACTCTTATTCGGCTTATAACCTTCTGGTGAGTAGTCAGAATTTGAAAAGGTATGTGATTACTAGTGATTATATATTTGAAACGGCACTGAATGATCCTCCGGGTAAGGATATTGATTACATTCTAATTCCGAAGCCACTGCCCGGCATACCAAAGAGTGCAATTAATACACTGTACCCTGACATGTTCGAGCAGGGGAATGATTGGGCTACGCTCTATCATGACTTTGATGGTAAATGGCGACTGTATAAAATTAAGAAGTGGATTCCACCACAGAGTTAG
- a CDS encoding glycosyltransferase family 2 protein: MMMDIKKPLLSVIVPMYNEGSHLVKSLRVIVETLSSITPYYELIGVDDGSKDDTWQQLERAASEIPGVIALRLSRNFGKELAVCAGLENASGDAVIVMDGDLQHPPALIPEMIRLWQEEGYDIVECVKENRGKEPLGKKIGASVFYSTLDKLTGYDLKGASDFKLLDKKVLEAWMNMPERIPFFRGMTAWLGFRKIELPFRVADREAGVSRWGVFGLMRLGAEAIISFSTIPLRMVSLIGFGFLIVSFVLGINTLVHKFQGTAVTGFTTVILLLLIIGSILMISIGIVGEYIAAIYHEVKARPRYLIADKKFHPDLIEVDRELKHDHSFVTSASTH, from the coding sequence ATGATGATGGACATTAAGAAGCCCCTTCTCTCTGTTATAGTTCCGATGTATAACGAAGGTTCTCATCTTGTGAAATCACTACGTGTGATTGTAGAGACTCTATCCAGCATAACACCCTATTACGAGCTTATTGGTGTTGATGACGGATCAAAGGATGATACCTGGCAACAGTTAGAGAGAGCAGCCTCAGAGATCCCAGGGGTCATTGCTTTACGTCTAAGCCGTAATTTCGGTAAAGAGCTTGCAGTATGCGCTGGACTTGAGAATGCCTCTGGAGATGCTGTCATTGTCATGGATGGTGACTTGCAGCACCCTCCAGCGCTCATTCCCGAAATGATTCGATTGTGGCAAGAAGAAGGATACGACATCGTTGAATGTGTGAAGGAGAATCGTGGCAAAGAGCCACTGGGCAAAAAAATAGGAGCTTCTGTTTTTTACTCCACGCTCGATAAGTTGACAGGGTATGATCTGAAGGGTGCATCAGATTTTAAGCTATTGGACAAAAAGGTGCTAGAGGCATGGATGAATATGCCTGAACGGATTCCATTTTTTCGAGGTATGACCGCTTGGCTTGGTTTCCGTAAAATAGAGCTTCCTTTCCGTGTGGCTGATCGTGAAGCTGGAGTGAGTCGCTGGGGCGTATTTGGTCTCATGCGGCTTGGCGCGGAAGCCATCATTTCCTTCTCCACCATTCCACTACGGATGGTTAGTCTGATTGGTTTTGGATTCTTAATCGTGTCATTCGTGCTTGGGATTAACACCTTGGTACATAAGTTTCAAGGAACTGCTGTTACAGGGTTCACGACGGTTATTCTGCTCTTGCTCATTATCGGAAGTATTCTGATGATATCTATTGGCATTGTGGGCGAATATATCGCAGCTATTTATCATGAGGTAAAGGCTAGACCTCGTTACTTGATTGCGGACAAGAAATTTCATCCCGACCTGATTGAGGTAGATAGGGAGTTGAAGCATGACCATTCGTTCGTTACTTCGGCTTCCACTCATTAA
- a CDS encoding GtrA family protein: protein MTIRSLLRLPLIKYAIVGGLGTGIHFAVLIMLVELWNMNPVVSSIIGFIVVLIISYFLNRIWTFENQQSGYAKQFMKYVIVSCAGMFINTLIMYVTVEWLSISYIVGQLISTVVVPIHNYIWNRRWTFTPETTSMRTRSGEEKL, encoded by the coding sequence ATGACCATTCGTTCGTTACTTCGGCTTCCACTCATTAAATATGCCATTGTAGGTGGATTAGGAACGGGTATCCATTTCGCAGTTCTGATTATGTTAGTAGAGCTCTGGAACATGAATCCCGTTGTTTCTTCCATTATTGGCTTTATCGTGGTACTTATTATTTCTTATTTTTTGAACAGGATTTGGACCTTCGAGAATCAGCAGAGTGGGTATGCAAAACAATTTATGAAGTATGTAATCGTATCTTGTGCGGGGATGTTCATTAACACACTGATAATGTATGTGACGGTAGAGTGGCTTTCCATTTCGTACATCGTTGGACAGTTAATTTCTACCGTAGTGGTTCCTATTCACAATTATATATGGAATCGACGCTGGACATTTACGCCAGAGACTACTTCTATGAGGACTAGAAGCGGGGAGGAGAAATTGTAA